A genomic region of Cannabis sativa cultivar Pink pepper isolate KNU-18-1 chromosome 1, ASM2916894v1, whole genome shotgun sequence contains the following coding sequences:
- the LOC133030328 gene encoding uncharacterized protein LOC133030328: MYARDHWGGDNHIDDDLLAHLYSDYRSPPNSSDSSSSPSPLSSSESSGGSHETTCPIHRVKRLKRILPRWALYFLHEGECSTPHAITEMANPSSQDGPEENEAHTAPQNPPTQKRRTQQEGTAPHMATQKQKKRNQQEVPRMAPTLEAKARYDQSTWDPNVSIERPDSSLESSEVQSYLSLYPLGEGVKVVPAKKGQKAGSPPGDSCAWTKYHIEAGATLPLHDYFREVANYFDILPAQIAPHGYLALSALFIIYHQKGWGRPSPHEIHYLLSFRTCPSMNHSEYFYFMNRERNQPYVSGICSTNRSDKHRTSYFFTTPMDTTHRAFNHTGTYSRPIPTEEMIQHAAALTAMPDAEKSAPKIVTPETLKLVGLYPLEHNTTVASTIDGPDAPAIPIDGGNPSHGNFTTADSSIHMSLPPTTSRRDTGVIVGVDSNPEDTTMLNDYSSEDSDMFHQLIASYGESEDVNESGGEESAPDLPLVPRACSQLRKPCPAAVEGEENAQASPSVPNIGGRMRRPSIVVPIIRPDDATIQMLESVHDNIDLLVRKTATVEVVRDMSNYEGDTVTKGVQDILRVRDGLFIKLY; encoded by the exons ATGTATGCTCGTGACCATTGGGGAGGCGACAACCATATTGACGACGACCTCCTTGCTCACCTATACTCAGACTACCGGTCACCTCCAAATTCATCTGATTCGTCGTCTTCTCCTAGCCCTTTAAGTAGTAGTGAGTCGTCTGGCGGATCTCACGAAACTACATGTCCTATTCATAGAGTGAagagattgaaaagaatcctCCCACGCTGGGCTTTGTACTTTTTGCACGAAGGAGAGTGCTCCACCCCTCACGCTATTACAGAGATGGCCAATCCTTCCTCCCAAGACGGCCCAGAGGAAAATGAAGCTCATACTGCTCCTCAAAATCCTCCTACCCAAAAGAGGCGGACTCAGCAAGAGGGAACAGCTCCACACATGGCGACCCAAAAACAAAAGAAGCGGAACCAGCAAGAGGTTCCGCGCATGGCGCCTACCTTAGAGGCAAAGGCACGCTATGATCAGAGTACTTGGGATCCCAACGTCTCAATCGAACGTCCAGACAGCAGTTTGGAGTCGTCCGAGGTGCAAAGTTACCTCTCTTTGTACCCTCTTGGTGAAGGGGTGAAGGTAGTCCCAGCGAAGAAAGGCCAAAAAGCTGGCTCTCCCCCAGGTGATTCCTGTGCTTGGACGAAATACCACATCGAGGCTGGAGCGACCTTGCCACTCCATGATTACTTTCGAGAGGTGGCGAACTACTTTGACATTTTGCCAGCCCAAATTGCTCCTCATGGGTACCTGGCCTTATCTGCTTTGTTCATAATATATCATCAGAAGGGATGGGGAAGACCTTCTCCTCATGAAATTCACTACCTCCTTTCCTTCCGGACTTGCCCGTCCATGAACCATTCAGAATACTTCTACTTTATGAACCGAGAACGGAATCAGCCGTATGTTTCTGGTATTTGTAGCACAAACCGCAGTGACAAGCATCGGACGTCCTACTTTTTTACAACCCCCATGGACACTACCCACCGGGCTTTCAACCATACGGGTACATATTCCAGACCGATCCCAACCGAGGAGATGATACAACATGCGGCAGCCTTGACAGCTATGCCAGACGCTGAAAAATCAGCTCCAAAGATTGTAACTCCAGAGACGCTCAAGTTAGTGGGATTGTACCCTCTTGAGCATAACACAACTGTCGCAAGCACAATCGATGGACCTGATGCTCCTGCTATTCCCATTGACGGGGGGAATCCTTCTCATGGGAACTTTACTACAGCCGACTCTTCCATCCACATGTCTTTACCACCCACTACTTCGAGGAGGGACACTGGAGTGATTGTTGGTGTTGATAGCAATCCCGAGGATACTACAATGCTCAATGATTATAGCTCTGAAG attcAGATATGTTCCACCAACTAATTGCGAGTTATGGTGAGAGTGAGGATGTTAATGAGTCTGGAGGAGAGGAAAGTGCTCCAGACCTTCCTCTAGTCCCTCGAGCCTGCTCCCAACTGAGGAAGCCTTGTCCTGCCGCGGTAGAAGGCGAGGAGAATGCTCAAGCCTCTCCTTCTGTCCCAAATATTGGTGGCCGCATGAGGAGACCTTCCATCGTGGTTCCCATAATTCGTCCCGATGATGCCACAATTCAGATGCTAGAGTCTGTGCATGACAACATTGACCTCCTTGTTCGAAAAACTGCAACCGTTGAGGTGGTGCGTGACATGTCCAACTACGAAGGTGATACTGTCACTAAAGGAGTCCAAGACATCCTTCGGGTACGTGATGGATTATTTATCAAACTGTATTGA